A DNA window from Rossellomorea marisflavi contains the following coding sequences:
- a CDS encoding IS3 family transposase, which translates to MKYQFIQSHSDEHKVVKMCQVLNVSTSGYYKWLNRQNETNTERQRLKNEVKQKIAQSFHESFGTYGSPRVHQDLIEWGYSISQKTVARYMQDMDLRAIPLRKYVVTTDSDHDLKVYPNLLKRNFTAPTPDTIWVADITYIRTIEGWLYLASIMDLFSRKIVGWSFGTSMKTILILRALEMASTTRNPDGNLIHHSDRGTQYCSNDYVQVLKQHGFQLSMSRKGDPYDNACIESFHATLKKEWIYRTKFKTLAEAEKSVQYYISNQYNERRKHSALGYQSPNQFERNHNHELLL; encoded by the coding sequence GTGAAATATCAGTTCATTCAATCTCATTCGGATGAACACAAGGTGGTGAAGATGTGCCAGGTTCTCAATGTCTCAACCAGTGGTTATTATAAGTGGCTAAACCGTCAAAACGAAACGAACACCGAAAGGCAACGCCTAAAAAACGAAGTGAAACAAAAGATAGCGCAATCCTTCCATGAAAGTTTTGGGACATACGGGAGTCCCAGGGTTCATCAGGATTTGATTGAGTGGGGATACTCTATTTCACAAAAGACTGTGGCCCGATATATGCAAGATATGGATCTTCGAGCCATCCCATTAAGAAAGTATGTCGTGACCACTGATTCGGACCATGACCTGAAGGTCTATCCTAACTTACTTAAGAGGAATTTCACGGCCCCTACACCAGATACGATATGGGTGGCGGATATCACCTATATTCGGACGATCGAAGGGTGGCTTTATCTTGCCTCCATTATGGACCTATTTTCACGAAAGATTGTCGGCTGGAGTTTCGGGACGTCCATGAAGACAATCCTTATTTTACGTGCACTCGAAATGGCAAGCACAACCAGAAATCCGGATGGAAATCTTATTCACCACTCAGATCGTGGCACTCAATATTGTTCAAATGACTATGTGCAGGTACTGAAGCAACATGGTTTTCAGCTCAGTATGAGCCGAAAAGGAGATCCGTATGACAATGCCTGTATTGAATCTTTTCATGCGACACTTAAAAAGGAATGGATCTACCGTACCAAGTTCAAGACCCTCGCAGAGGCGGAAAAATCAGTTCAATACTATATTTCAAACCAGTACAATGAGAGACGAAAACATTCTGCATTAGGCTACCAATCCCCTAACCAATTTGAGCGAAACCATAACCATGAACTTCTGCTTTAA
- a CDS encoding transposase, translating into MVKHYSSEYKEYVAKMVVEDGRKATDLAFELDLHYSSVNRWVNQYRQKIDAANAPKEYITSSELEALKKQHEKQMKELQEENEILKKAMHIFSKRHM; encoded by the coding sequence ATGGTTAAACATTATTCAAGTGAGTACAAAGAATATGTAGCGAAGATGGTTGTGGAGGATGGCCGAAAAGCTACAGATCTTGCTTTTGAACTTGATCTTCATTATTCCTCTGTTAACCGATGGGTTAACCAATATAGGCAAAAAATCGATGCTGCCAACGCACCTAAGGAGTACATTACGTCCTCTGAATTGGAAGCTCTAAAAAAACAGCACGAAAAACAAATGAAGGAGCTTCAAGAGGAGAACGAAATCCTAAAAAAGGCCATGCACATCTTCTCCAAAAGGCACATGTGA
- a CDS encoding CTP synthase, translating into MTKYIFVTGGVVSSLGKGITAASLGRLLKNRGISVTIQKFDPYINVDPGTMSPYQHGEVFVTDDGAETDLDLGHYERFVDINLTKYSSVTTGKIYSTVLKKERRGDYLGGTVQVIPHITNEIKERVYRAGRETNSDVVITEIGGTVGDIESLPFLEAIRQIKSDVGRDNVMYIHCTLVPYIKAAGEMKTKPTQHSVKELRSLGIQPNVIVVRAEMPMTQDMKDKIALFCDIDKHAVIEATDADTLYSIPLSLQEQKLDELTCQHLKLECHEPDMTEWTELVERVRNLSRKTTIALVGKYVELQDAYISVVEALRHAGYHFDSDIQVKWLNSELINKENVQEQLADADGILVPGGFGDRGVEGKIVATQYARENKVPFLGICLGMQLASVEYARNVLGLEGAHSAELNPDTPHPIIDLLPEQKDIEDLGGTLRLGLYPCKLTEGSKAYAAYDGEVVYERHRHRFEFNNHYREQMEKAGFVFSGTSPDGRLVEVIELSDHPWFVASQFHPEFTSRPTRPQPLFRDFIEATLAYGEN; encoded by the coding sequence ATGACTAAGTATATTTTCGTAACAGGCGGCGTAGTGTCGTCACTAGGGAAAGGGATCACAGCAGCGTCCCTTGGCAGATTGTTGAAAAATCGTGGCATCAGCGTCACGATCCAAAAATTCGATCCATACATCAACGTGGATCCGGGAACGATGAGCCCGTATCAGCACGGGGAAGTATTCGTAACCGATGATGGCGCCGAGACGGACCTTGACCTTGGTCACTATGAGCGCTTCGTCGACATCAACCTGACAAAATACAGCTCTGTGACAACAGGTAAAATCTACTCTACGGTTCTGAAAAAAGAGCGTCGAGGCGATTATCTTGGGGGGACGGTTCAAGTCATCCCTCACATCACGAATGAAATCAAAGAGCGCGTATACCGTGCCGGCCGTGAAACGAACTCCGATGTCGTCATCACGGAAATCGGCGGAACGGTTGGGGATATCGAATCCCTTCCATTCCTTGAAGCCATCCGTCAAATCAAGAGTGATGTGGGTCGCGACAACGTCATGTACATCCACTGTACGCTTGTTCCTTACATCAAAGCAGCGGGTGAAATGAAAACAAAACCGACGCAACACAGCGTGAAAGAACTTCGCAGCCTGGGAATCCAGCCGAATGTCATCGTTGTCCGTGCAGAAATGCCGATGACTCAAGACATGAAGGACAAGATCGCCCTGTTCTGTGACATCGACAAGCATGCGGTCATCGAAGCAACAGATGCCGACACCCTATACTCCATCCCGCTATCCCTACAGGAGCAAAAGCTCGATGAACTCACGTGTCAGCACCTTAAGCTTGAATGCCATGAGCCTGATATGACCGAATGGACAGAGCTCGTTGAACGCGTCCGCAACCTATCGCGCAAAACGACGATCGCCCTTGTCGGTAAATATGTAGAGCTTCAAGATGCGTACATTTCCGTTGTGGAAGCACTCCGCCATGCCGGGTACCATTTCGACAGCGACATCCAAGTGAAATGGTTGAACTCAGAGCTCATCAATAAAGAGAACGTTCAAGAACAACTGGCTGATGCCGATGGGATCCTTGTCCCTGGCGGATTCGGCGACCGCGGTGTCGAAGGGAAGATCGTGGCAACCCAGTATGCACGTGAGAACAAGGTTCCGTTCCTTGGAATCTGCCTCGGCATGCAGCTTGCTTCCGTAGAATATGCACGTAACGTCCTTGGACTGGAAGGCGCACATTCTGCAGAATTGAATCCTGATACACCGCATCCGATCATCGACCTTCTGCCTGAGCAAAAGGATATCGAAGACCTTGGTGGGACACTCCGCCTCGGACTTTACCCTTGTAAGCTGACTGAAGGCTCAAAAGCCTATGCAGCCTATGATGGAGAAGTGGTGTATGAGCGCCATCGCCACCGTTTCGAATTCAACAATCACTACCGTGAGCAAATGGAGAAAGCAGGATTTGTCTTCTCAGGAACAAGCCCGGATGGACGCCTTGTGGAAGTCATCGAGCTTAGCGACCACCCATGGTTCGTCGCTTCCCAGTTCCACCCGGAATTCACATCCCGCCCGACACGCCCGCAGCCTCTCTTCAGAGATTTCATCGAAGCGACGCTTGCTTACGGAGAAAACTGA
- the rpoE gene encoding DNA-directed RNA polymerase subunit delta — MRTLSLKQLSKEELRQTAFIELAHAILKERKQALGFQEILDEITSLTGASKEEVKSRLAQFYTDLNIDGQFLALGDNRWGLREWYPVDQIEEETVPTMKSSAKKKKAKKTDEDDLDLDEFDDLEDEDLDFDDLDDTEEDDLTDDDDLDEEDADDVEDLDEEEEDLDIDEFDEDDADEEDLEEDEEEENK, encoded by the coding sequence GTGCGTACATTGAGTCTAAAGCAATTATCCAAAGAAGAATTGCGTCAAACAGCATTTATCGAGCTTGCCCACGCCATCTTGAAAGAAAGAAAGCAGGCCCTTGGTTTCCAGGAAATCCTTGATGAAATCACTAGTCTGACAGGTGCGTCAAAAGAAGAAGTGAAATCAAGACTTGCCCAGTTCTATACGGACCTCAACATCGACGGTCAGTTCCTGGCCCTTGGTGATAATCGTTGGGGACTCAGGGAATGGTATCCAGTCGATCAAATCGAGGAAGAAACCGTTCCTACGATGAAATCATCTGCCAAAAAGAAAAAAGCGAAGAAAACCGATGAAGACGATCTTGATCTGGACGAATTCGATGATCTTGAAGATGAAGACCTTGATTTCGACGACCTTGATGATACAGAAGAAGACGATCTTACAGACGATGACGATCTAGATGAAGAAGATGCGGACGACGTGGAAGATCTGGACGAAGAAGAAGAAGATCTGGATATCGATGAGTTTGATGAAGATGATGCAGATGAAGAAGATCTCGAAGAAGACGAGGAAGAGGAGAACAAGTAA